One window of Prosthecodimorpha staleyi genomic DNA carries:
- a CDS encoding hydantoinase B/oxoprolinase family protein: MTRDLTRIDAVELEILWSNLIGMVTERAKALQRIAFSPIVREAGDLAYALFDQRGRMVAQANTGTPGHINSLAFAGKHLAGLFTGKVEPGDVLITNDPWLSAGHFFDITTLTPIFNGAAVIGWVGSTIHHTDIGGYGIGAGARDVHEEGLWIPPLKLYERGVPNAVLHDIIRRNVRTPDAVFGDLAAQVSAGRTASEHLVALCERHGLADIEGLSDEILRRSEEATRAAIRKLTPGTYHGVSRFDVPGGEIITLKAAVTIDAEAGHVVVDFDGSSMQTTTGINVVLNYTHAYSTFAVRSCLNPELPNNSGSLAPIEVRAPLGSIINCEYPAPVNARHVVGMYVPMPILKALHQVMPDRVLAEGSGAVWTIQIQGKRSDGRAFTSSMFNYSGGMGARAGKPGPSATCYPTGVAAVPVEILEASMPIVFDRKELRRGSGGAGRMRGGDGQSIGFHMNTDQPWLLNAVPSRMEDGPEGIGGGEPGAAGRFLINGEPVSQARKLSMNPGDTVLLQTPGGGGFGPAE, encoded by the coding sequence ATGACCCGCGATCTCACCCGTATCGACGCCGTCGAGCTCGAAATCCTCTGGTCGAACCTGATCGGCATGGTGACCGAGCGCGCCAAGGCGCTGCAGCGCATCGCCTTCAGCCCGATCGTGCGCGAGGCCGGCGACCTCGCCTATGCGCTGTTCGACCAGCGCGGCCGCATGGTCGCCCAGGCCAATACCGGCACGCCCGGCCACATCAACTCGCTCGCTTTTGCCGGCAAACATCTGGCCGGCCTGTTCACCGGCAAGGTCGAGCCGGGCGACGTTCTGATCACCAACGATCCCTGGCTGTCGGCCGGGCACTTCTTCGACATCACCACGCTGACGCCGATCTTCAATGGCGCGGCGGTGATCGGCTGGGTCGGCTCGACCATCCACCACACCGATATCGGCGGCTACGGCATCGGCGCCGGCGCCCGCGACGTGCATGAGGAAGGGCTCTGGATCCCGCCGCTCAAGCTCTACGAGCGCGGCGTTCCGAATGCGGTGCTGCACGACATCATCCGCCGCAACGTGCGCACGCCGGACGCGGTCTTCGGCGATCTCGCCGCCCAGGTCTCGGCCGGCCGGACGGCCTCCGAGCATCTGGTCGCGCTGTGCGAGCGGCACGGCCTCGCCGATATCGAGGGGCTGTCGGACGAGATCCTGCGCCGCTCCGAAGAGGCCACCCGCGCGGCGATCCGCAAGCTGACGCCCGGCACCTATCACGGCGTCTCGCGCTTCGACGTGCCCGGCGGCGAGATCATCACCCTCAAGGCCGCGGTCACCATCGATGCCGAGGCCGGCCATGTCGTGGTCGATTTCGACGGCAGCTCGATGCAGACCACGACCGGCATCAACGTGGTGCTGAACTATACCCACGCCTATTCGACCTTCGCGGTCCGCTCCTGCCTGAACCCGGAGCTGCCGAACAATTCCGGCTCGCTCGCCCCGATCGAGGTGCGCGCCCCGCTCGGCTCGATCATCAATTGCGAGTATCCGGCGCCGGTCAACGCGCGCCACGTCGTCGGCATGTATGTGCCGATGCCGATCCTGAAGGCGCTGCACCAGGTCATGCCGGACCGGGTGCTGGCCGAGGGCTCGGGCGCGGTCTGGACCATCCAGATCCAGGGCAAACGCTCGGACGGACGCGCCTTCACCTCGTCGATGTTCAACTATTCGGGCGGCATGGGCGCACGCGCCGGCAAGCCCGGGCCGAGCGCGACCTGCTACCCGACCGGGGTCGCGGCCGTGCCGGTCGAGATCCTGGAAGCCTCGATGCCGATCGTGTTCGACCGCAAGGAGCTGCGCCGCGGCTCCGGCGGTGCCGGCCGGATGCGCGGCGGCGACGGCCAGTCGATCGGCTTCCACATGAACACCGACCAGCCCTGGCTGCTGAATGCCGTGCCGAGCCGCATGGAAGACGGTCCGGAAGGCATCGGCGGCGGCGAGCCAGGGGCGGCGGGCCGCTTCCTGATCAACGGCGAACCGGTCAGCCAGGCGCGCAAGCTGTCGATGAATCCCGGCGACACGGTGCTGCTGCAGACACCCGGCGGCGGCGGCTTCGGCCCGGCGGAATGA
- a CDS encoding ABC transporter substrate-binding protein — MDTRDQIKTALAAVLLSAGLASPAAAADGVYKIGISAGLTGYAATVDRAWRDGVQIAAEAVNARGGVLGRKLEVVVEDNRSEPQEAVTVYRKMISSDQVDIFISGCVSAGNFAAAPMVVKAEIPMMLCSILPQQPAQVKWAFSTLPPAGFEVEKRFEYLKDQTDIRKVGVLHDPTPYALLQKGVAEKVAAKYGIEVVAVEAYKQDDADLSVQLGKMQAAGAGAVLKIGLGGTTLTAAKNLKQLGSKMLLLTSLEDLAVFRPVSEVLGEQFFFVASPSQVFETLPDGALKTEIGKFLVPWRAKFADRDPNWASRGWDGVMLAVAAIEKGKSASGPAVRDAIETITGWQGTTGTYDFGPEQHQGITKNPFVIATIAGGKIKIVK; from the coding sequence ATGGATACCAGAGACCAGATCAAGACCGCCCTGGCGGCGGTGCTTCTCTCGGCCGGGCTGGCGAGCCCGGCTGCGGCCGCCGACGGCGTCTACAAGATCGGCATCTCGGCCGGCCTGACCGGCTATGCGGCGACCGTCGATCGCGCCTGGCGCGACGGCGTCCAGATCGCCGCCGAGGCCGTCAATGCGCGCGGCGGCGTGCTCGGCCGCAAGCTCGAGGTGGTCGTCGAGGACAATCGCTCCGAGCCGCAGGAGGCCGTCACGGTCTACCGCAAGATGATCTCGTCCGACCAGGTCGACATCTTCATCTCCGGCTGCGTCTCGGCCGGCAACTTCGCCGCCGCCCCGATGGTGGTGAAGGCCGAGATCCCGATGATGCTGTGCTCGATCCTGCCGCAGCAGCCCGCGCAGGTGAAATGGGCCTTCTCGACCCTGCCGCCAGCCGGCTTCGAGGTCGAGAAGCGCTTCGAATACCTGAAAGACCAGACCGACATCCGCAAGGTCGGCGTGCTGCACGATCCGACCCCCTACGCGCTCCTGCAGAAGGGTGTCGCCGAGAAGGTCGCGGCCAAATACGGCATCGAGGTCGTCGCCGTCGAAGCCTACAAGCAGGACGACGCGGATCTGTCCGTGCAGCTCGGCAAGATGCAGGCCGCCGGCGCCGGCGCGGTGCTGAAGATCGGCCTCGGCGGCACCACGCTGACCGCCGCCAAGAACCTGAAGCAGCTCGGCTCCAAGATGCTGCTCCTGACCTCGCTCGAGGATCTCGCCGTGTTCCGCCCGGTCTCCGAGGTGCTTGGCGAGCAGTTCTTCTTCGTCGCCTCGCCGTCGCAGGTCTTCGAGACCCTGCCCGACGGCGCGCTGAAGACCGAGATCGGCAAGTTCCTGGTGCCGTGGCGGGCGAAGTTCGCCGATCGCGACCCGAACTGGGCCTCGCGCGGCTGGGACGGCGTGATGCTCGCGGTGGCGGCGATCGAGAAGGGCAAGTCGGCCTCCGGCCCGGCGGTGCGCGACGCCATCGAGACCATCACCGGCTGGCAGGGCACCACCGGCACCTATGATTTCGGCCCCGAGCAGCACCAGGGCATCACCAAAAACCCCTTCGTGATCGCCACCATTGCCGGCGGCAAGATCAAAATCGTGAAGTGA
- a CDS encoding ABC transporter ATP-binding protein, which translates to MAPDPHAPLLQVRGLTARYGHVRALEPTDLTVDRGELVAILGPNGAGKSTLLRAILGLVANAGEVRSEGVVLPRADPVAVASAGIVLVPEGRGIFGPMTVAENLRLGAYRVRDRREVERRLARTFELFPRLSERLGQTAGSMSGGEQQMVAIGRALMADPKVLLLDEPSLGLAPRVTAEILETLRRLNQSGLSVVLVEQKAPLALELAVRVHLLSLGRTVAVISPDQVKSHDELARYYFA; encoded by the coding sequence ATGGCGCCCGACCCGCACGCGCCGCTGCTCCAGGTCCGCGGACTGACGGCCCGCTACGGCCATGTCCGCGCCCTGGAGCCGACCGACCTGACCGTCGATCGCGGCGAACTCGTCGCGATCCTCGGCCCCAACGGTGCCGGCAAGTCGACGCTCCTGCGCGCCATCCTGGGCCTCGTCGCCAATGCCGGCGAGGTCCGCTCGGAGGGTGTGGTGCTGCCGCGGGCCGATCCGGTCGCGGTCGCCTCGGCCGGCATCGTGCTGGTGCCGGAGGGCCGCGGCATCTTCGGACCCATGACGGTCGCCGAGAACCTACGGCTCGGCGCCTACCGGGTCCGCGACCGGCGGGAGGTCGAGCGGCGGCTCGCGCGCACCTTCGAGCTGTTCCCGCGCCTCTCGGAACGGCTCGGCCAGACGGCCGGGTCGATGTCGGGCGGCGAGCAGCAGATGGTCGCCATCGGCCGCGCGCTGATGGCCGACCCGAAGGTGCTGCTGCTCGACGAACCCTCGCTCGGCCTCGCGCCGCGCGTCACCGCGGAGATCCTGGAAACGCTGCGACGGCTCAACCAGTCCGGCCTCTCCGTCGTGCTGGTCGAGCAGAAGGCGCCTCTGGCGCTGGAACTGGCGGTGCGCGTCCATCTCCTTTCGCTCGGCCGCACCGTCGCGGTGATCTCCCCCGATCAGGTGAAGTCGCATGACGAACTCGCCCGCTACTATTTCGCCTGA
- a CDS encoding branched-chain amino acid ABC transporter permease, which produces MTNSPATISPDAGSPGPAPEAEAEPTRARSALALVLGALPWLVAAGLVGAAGYLGGYLATIVAFALIYAVFVTGLNIFMGFTAQVSFGHNAFAAIGGYTSAVLTTTYEWPPLAAFAAGLAGSLALAGLIGWPTLRLKGHYLSMGTLAIGLIVYEIAVQWESVTQGYLGISGIPSLGIGRFEATGDRQILAVLTATVLLGAFVVARMRRSRFGRALAAVAGSEEAARALGIDVARYKLASFLLSAGFASLAGSLFVHVVGYVSPEVFGLHMVILAFTMLYVGGLGTVVGPIIGALVISLLPETFRGFRDYQDLGYGAALILLLIYAPRGMAGLIDLAAGRKAS; this is translated from the coding sequence ATGACGAACTCGCCCGCTACTATTTCGCCTGACGCCGGCTCGCCGGGCCCCGCGCCGGAGGCCGAAGCGGAACCGACCCGGGCCCGCTCGGCGCTCGCCCTGGTGCTCGGCGCGCTGCCCTGGCTGGTCGCGGCCGGCCTGGTCGGCGCGGCCGGCTATCTCGGCGGCTATCTCGCCACCATCGTCGCCTTCGCGCTGATCTATGCGGTCTTCGTCACGGGGCTGAACATCTTCATGGGCTTCACCGCCCAGGTCTCGTTCGGCCACAACGCCTTCGCGGCGATCGGCGGCTACACCTCCGCGGTCCTGACGACGACCTATGAGTGGCCCCCGCTCGCTGCCTTCGCGGCCGGCCTTGCCGGCAGCCTCGCGCTCGCCGGCCTGATCGGCTGGCCGACGCTGCGCCTCAAGGGCCACTATCTCTCGATGGGGACGCTCGCGATCGGCCTGATCGTCTACGAGATCGCCGTGCAGTGGGAGAGCGTGACCCAGGGCTATCTCGGCATTTCCGGCATCCCGTCGCTCGGCATCGGCCGTTTCGAGGCAACCGGCGACCGGCAGATCCTGGCGGTTCTGACGGCCACCGTGCTCCTCGGCGCCTTCGTGGTCGCCCGCATGCGCCGGTCGCGCTTCGGCCGGGCGCTGGCGGCGGTGGCCGGCAGCGAGGAGGCGGCGCGCGCGCTCGGCATCGACGTGGCGCGCTACAAGCTTGCCTCCTTCCTGCTTTCCGCCGGCTTCGCCTCGCTTGCCGGCAGCCTGTTCGTGCATGTGGTCGGCTATGTCAGCCCCGAGGTGTTCGGGCTGCACATGGTCATCCTGGCCTTCACGATGCTCTATGTCGGCGGGCTCGGCACCGTGGTCGGGCCGATCATCGGCGCCCTGGTCATCTCGCTCCTGCCGGAGACCTTCCGCGGCTTCCGCGACTACCAGGATCTCGGCTACGGCGCGGCGCTGATCCTGCTTCTCATCTATGC